One Panicum virgatum strain AP13 chromosome 9K, P.virgatum_v5, whole genome shotgun sequence genomic region harbors:
- the LOC120648742 gene encoding defensin Tk-AMP-D6-like has product MMEASQRKLSAAVVLLLLLIVAAEMGPVQAGECLSQSKTFKGWCFNSDRCNDKCLKESSAYSGGKCRGLYFLCFCITPCAASLE; this is encoded by the exons ATGATGGAGGCTTCACAGAGGAAGCTCTCGGCagccgtcgtcctcctccttctGCTCATCGTGGCTGCCG AGATGGGGCCGGTTCAGGCGGGGGAGTGCCTGTCACAGAGCAAGACGTTCAAGGGGTGGTGCTTCAACTCGGATCGCTGCAACGACAAGTGCCTCAAGGAGAGCAGCGCCTACTCCGGCGGCAAGTGCCGCGGCCTCTATTTTCTATGCTTTTGCATCACGCCGTGCGCGGCCTCGTTAGAATGA